A part of Ignavibacteriales bacterium genomic DNA contains:
- a CDS encoding dephospho-CoA kinase: protein MKNNRYKIGITGSIGSGKSLFCKFLEAMNYSVIYADDVAKQLYINNVIVKKGILKIFGKEVFYGKELNTKLLAEKIFNDEKKLIELDSIVHPVVMEEIDKKIEIIFRAKRIVFVEAALIYEAGFEEYFDYIALISAPRELRLQRKISSLSLTEHDFIRREKFQIPDEEKRKRADFTFINDNSPSELKSKVDIFINLLSGLVKK from the coding sequence ATGAAAAACAATAGATACAAAATCGGCATAACCGGAAGTATTGGCTCCGGTAAATCTCTTTTTTGCAAATTTCTTGAAGCAATGAATTATTCTGTAATTTATGCTGATGATGTTGCCAAGCAGTTGTACATTAATAATGTAATTGTCAAAAAAGGAATTCTAAAAATTTTTGGGAAAGAAGTTTTTTACGGAAAAGAATTAAATACAAAGCTGCTTGCTGAAAAAATATTTAACGATGAGAAAAAATTAATCGAGTTAGACTCAATTGTCCATCCGGTTGTTATGGAAGAGATTGATAAGAAGATAGAAATAATATTTCGCGCTAAAAGAATTGTGTTTGTGGAAGCTGCTTTGATTTATGAAGCAGGCTTTGAAGAATACTTTGATTATATCGCATTAATCTCTGCGCCAAGAGAATTAAGACTTCAACGAAAAATTTCTTCTTTATCGTTAACCGAACATGATTTTATTCGCAGAGAAAAATTTCAAATTCCTGATGAGGAGAAAAGGAAACGCGCAGATTTTACTTTTATTAATGATAATTCTCCTTCAGAATTAAAAAGTAAAGTAGATATTTTTATCAACCTCCTAAGTGGATTAGTCAAAAAGTGA
- a CDS encoding proline dehydrogenase family protein gives MSVFNHIIVKATELLPKSIVGYFAKKYIAGESLEQAVTLVKLLNSKNIFTTMDVLGESIKNKDEAIAAKNEALKVLDAIQKNNLKSNLSIKPTQMGLSISEDFAYSQVEELVVKAKGMGSFVRIDMEDSSTTDTTINLFKRLNQKYDNVGIVIQSYLMRSMNDIRELNKLGTDYRLCKGIYIESPAIAYKDKQKVRENYLDLLKLILKDGNYVGIATHDDYLVEHAYQLIKEMNIPKDKFEFQMLLGVKENLRDKINNDGFKIRIYVPFGKDWYAYSIRRMKENPHIAGQIFKSIFHLS, from the coding sequence GTGTCAGTCTTCAATCATATAATAGTCAAAGCCACCGAATTATTACCCAAATCAATTGTAGGATATTTTGCGAAAAAATACATTGCAGGGGAATCGTTGGAACAGGCAGTTACACTCGTTAAGTTGCTTAACAGCAAAAATATTTTTACTACAATGGATGTTTTGGGGGAGTCAATAAAAAATAAAGATGAAGCTATCGCAGCGAAGAACGAAGCATTAAAAGTTCTTGATGCAATCCAAAAAAATAATCTGAAATCAAATCTTTCAATAAAACCTACTCAAATGGGATTGAGCATATCTGAGGATTTTGCATATTCGCAAGTGGAAGAATTAGTCGTTAAAGCCAAAGGAATGGGGAGTTTCGTACGAATAGATATGGAAGATTCATCCACTACCGATACAACAATCAATTTGTTCAAAAGATTAAATCAAAAATATGATAACGTTGGCATTGTGATTCAATCTTATTTGATGCGCAGCATGAATGATATTCGTGAATTGAATAAGCTTGGAACTGACTACAGATTATGTAAAGGTATTTATATCGAATCTCCGGCTATTGCATACAAGGATAAGCAAAAGGTGCGTGAAAACTATCTTGACCTTTTAAAGCTCATTCTTAAAGATGGTAACTATGTTGGTATAGCGACACATGATGATTATCTCGTAGAACATGCTTACCAATTAATTAAAGAGATGAATATTCCAAAAGATAAATTTGAGTTTCAGATGCTTCTCGGTGTAAAAGAAAATCTGCGGGATAAAATTAATAATGATGGCTTCAAAATTAGAATTTATGTTCCGTTTGGAAAAGACTGGTACGCTTACTCGATAAGAAGGATGAAGGAAAATCCTCACATCGCCGGACAAATCTTCAAAAGTATTTTTCATCTTTCCTAA
- a CDS encoding cell division protein ZapA: protein MTDKKKLKIKIFDKEYSLLVEDEEIAKELAIYVNKVMDETKDELPDQPPQTIAIIACLNIAYDLFIEKNKNREFLIQASDKIKKIKLLFSEQDLPTPS from the coding sequence ATGACGGATAAAAAGAAGCTCAAAATAAAAATTTTCGATAAAGAATATTCTCTTTTGGTTGAAGACGAGGAGATAGCTAAAGAACTCGCGATTTATGTTAATAAGGTTATGGATGAAACTAAAGATGAACTGCCTGATCAACCTCCTCAGACGATTGCTATAATAGCATGTCTGAATATTGCTTATGATTTGTTCATTGAGAAAAATAAAAACAGAGAATTTTTGATACAAGCATCCGATAAAATTAAAAAAATAAAGCTTCTCTTTTCTGAACAAGATCTGCCTACTCCATCCTAA
- the rny gene encoding ribonuclease Y, with amino-acid sequence MQLELLVIIPVLIALMVLFFFIGWIFNNKVGKKSISSAEERAKQIIADAQKEANNIKREKLLEVKDEWYKKKIEFDSEINQKRQKISALEKQISSREENVEKKFDLSLKKEKELKFVERDLIEAKKKLDQRTKDVQKLESEQNERLEKLSGLTTEDARKMLMENLVNQAKIDASVMIKEIHEKSKIDAKKEAQKIIVQAIQRTAADHSIESTVSVVQIQNDEMKGRIIGKEGRNIRAFESATGVDVIVDDTPEAVILSSFDQFRREVARVSLERLITDGRIHPARIEEVVEKVRIELEEEMIRDGENTIMQLGIHNMHSELVKHIGKMRYRSSYGQNLLQHSVEVAYLTGIMAAELGFDINLAKRAGLLHDIGKTLDKSLEGPHALLGYDMTKKFKEHPIVVNAVGSHHDDIEMEHPISALVQSADAISGARPGARREPLESYVKRLENLEALAKTFDGVAKTYAIQAGREVRVVVEHEKIDDVIAEKLAHDIAAKIESEMEYPGQIKVTVIREVRKISYAN; translated from the coding sequence ATGCAACTGGAACTACTTGTTATTATTCCAGTACTTATCGCTCTGATGGTATTGTTCTTTTTTATTGGATGGATATTTAATAATAAAGTTGGAAAGAAAAGTATTAGTTCGGCTGAAGAGAGAGCCAAACAAATAATTGCTGATGCACAAAAAGAAGCAAACAATATTAAAAGAGAAAAATTACTCGAAGTAAAAGACGAATGGTATAAAAAGAAAATTGAATTCGATTCCGAGATTAACCAGAAACGACAGAAAATTTCTGCTCTCGAAAAACAAATCAGCTCCCGCGAAGAAAATGTAGAGAAGAAATTTGATCTTTCCTTGAAGAAAGAAAAAGAATTAAAATTTGTCGAAAGAGACTTAATTGAGGCTAAGAAAAAACTTGATCAGCGGACAAAAGATGTTCAGAAATTAGAATCTGAGCAAAATGAACGACTTGAGAAACTTTCAGGATTAACCACTGAGGACGCAAGAAAAATGCTCATGGAGAATTTGGTTAATCAAGCTAAAATTGATGCTTCTGTGATGATTAAAGAGATTCATGAGAAATCTAAAATTGATGCTAAAAAAGAAGCACAGAAAATTATTGTACAGGCAATTCAAAGAACTGCTGCCGATCATTCAATCGAATCTACCGTGTCTGTTGTGCAGATACAGAATGATGAGATGAAGGGACGAATTATCGGTAAGGAGGGTAGAAACATCCGTGCATTCGAAAGTGCCACGGGCGTGGACGTAATAGTTGATGATACTCCCGAAGCAGTCATTCTTTCTTCCTTCGATCAATTTCGCCGTGAGGTTGCAAGGGTTTCTCTTGAACGATTAATTACAGATGGCAGGATTCATCCCGCCAGAATTGAAGAGGTAGTGGAAAAAGTTCGTATCGAACTTGAAGAAGAAATGATACGTGACGGTGAAAACACAATTATGCAGCTTGGAATTCATAACATGCATTCTGAATTAGTTAAGCATATTGGAAAAATGAGATACCGTTCAAGCTATGGACAAAACCTTTTGCAGCACAGTGTCGAAGTAGCATACTTAACCGGTATTATGGCTGCTGAACTTGGCTTTGATATTAATCTTGCTAAAAGAGCAGGCTTGCTTCACGATATTGGAAAAACTCTTGACAAAAGTCTTGAAGGTCCTCATGCCTTACTTGGTTACGATATGACTAAAAAATTCAAAGAACATCCAATAGTTGTTAACGCAGTAGGATCTCACCACGATGATATCGAGATGGAGCATCCGATTTCAGCCCTTGTACAGTCGGCTGATGCAATAAGTGGTGCACGCCCTGGCGCAAGGAGAGAGCCTCTAGAAAGCTATGTTAAACGTTTAGAAAATCTTGAAGCACTTGCCAAAACTTTTGACGGCGTTGCAAAAACTTATGCAATACAAGCCGGCAGGGAAGTTAGAGTTGTTGTTGAACACGAAAAAATTGATGACGTTATTGCCGAGAAATTGGCTCATGATATAGCTGCAAAAATAGAATCAGAAATGGAATATCCGGGTCAGATTAAAGTCACTGTAATCCGTGAAGTTAGAAAAATTAGTTATGCAAATTAA